A single Streptomyces sannanensis DNA region contains:
- a CDS encoding FAD-dependent monooxygenase has protein sequence MTPPPTEQTPVLIVGGAVVGLSTALFLARRGIRPLLVERHPGALGHPRARVVNPRTVEIFRAADLEEEIFADRSLTSELSEKLMVRAETLAGPEIFSAPMQDEAPELTSEVTPCTWCSIDQDRLERLVARRAAELGADLRWSTELAGFEQNEDGVVATLRDTATGAETTVHAQYLIGADGVRSTVRETLGIPVEGPGTLIHTVSVVFKADLTAPLRGRDLGLGYFDQPDTGTLLMPLDGSRWVFYTPYHPERGERLEDFDEARCIDAIRAAVGVPDLDVEGLEVQVEKTGQKILGFEISAGLAERYREGRAFLVGDAAHTMPPTGAFGAATGIQDADNLAWKLAAVLDRTAGPALLDTYEAERRPVARFTIDYALAELQERSHDGQDDDRVSYAAAILGQRYPSGALLPEDGTDLPPALDPRTLGRPGTRAPHVTVRCRGKELSVFDLFGEAPVLLTGPRGTDWEHAAGPAAQRLGVDLDVYRIGGEYVSEPDGEWAARYGVGPEGAVLVRPDGFVAWRSADAVDRPQEQLEEILARVLDRAENGRN, from the coding sequence ATGACACCCCCTCCCACCGAGCAGACACCCGTCCTCATCGTCGGCGGCGCCGTGGTCGGACTGTCGACCGCACTGTTCCTGGCCCGCCGGGGCATCCGCCCCCTTCTCGTCGAGCGCCACCCCGGCGCCCTGGGCCACCCCCGCGCCCGGGTCGTCAACCCCCGAACGGTCGAGATCTTCCGGGCGGCCGACCTGGAGGAGGAGATCTTCGCCGACCGTTCCCTCACCTCCGAGCTCAGCGAGAAGCTGATGGTCCGCGCCGAGACCCTGGCCGGGCCGGAGATCTTCTCCGCCCCCATGCAGGACGAGGCGCCGGAGCTCACCTCCGAGGTCACCCCCTGCACCTGGTGCTCCATAGACCAGGACCGGCTCGAGCGCCTCGTCGCCCGGCGCGCCGCCGAGCTCGGCGCGGACCTGCGCTGGTCCACCGAGCTCGCCGGCTTCGAGCAGAACGAGGACGGCGTCGTCGCGACCCTCCGCGACACCGCCACCGGCGCGGAGACCACCGTCCACGCCCAGTACCTGATCGGCGCCGACGGCGTCCGCAGCACCGTCCGGGAGACCCTCGGCATCCCCGTCGAGGGCCCGGGCACGCTCATCCACACCGTCAGCGTGGTCTTCAAGGCCGACCTGACCGCACCGCTGCGCGGCCGTGACCTCGGCCTCGGCTACTTCGACCAGCCCGACACCGGCACCCTGCTGATGCCGCTGGACGGCTCCCGCTGGGTCTTCTACACGCCGTACCACCCCGAGCGCGGCGAGCGGCTCGAGGACTTCGACGAGGCCCGCTGCATCGACGCGATCCGGGCCGCTGTCGGCGTGCCCGACCTCGACGTCGAGGGCCTGGAGGTGCAGGTCGAGAAGACCGGACAGAAGATCCTCGGCTTCGAGATCTCCGCCGGCCTCGCCGAGCGCTACCGCGAGGGCCGGGCGTTCCTCGTCGGCGACGCCGCTCACACCATGCCGCCCACCGGGGCCTTCGGCGCCGCGACCGGCATCCAGGACGCGGACAACCTCGCCTGGAAGCTTGCCGCGGTCCTCGACCGCACGGCCGGCCCGGCGCTGCTCGACACGTACGAGGCCGAGCGCCGCCCGGTCGCCCGCTTCACCATCGACTACGCGCTCGCCGAGCTCCAGGAGCGCTCGCACGACGGGCAGGACGACGACCGGGTCAGCTACGCGGCCGCCATCCTCGGCCAGCGCTACCCGAGCGGCGCCCTGCTCCCCGAGGACGGGACGGACCTGCCGCCCGCCCTCGACCCGCGCACGCTCGGCCGGCCCGGCACTCGGGCCCCGCACGTCACCGTGCGCTGCCGCGGCAAGGAGCTGTCCGTCTTCGACCTGTTCGGCGAGGCGCCCGTGCTGCTCACCGGCCCGCGCGGCACGGACTGGGAGCACGCCGCGGGACCCGCCGCCCAGCGGCTCGGCGTCGACCTCGACGTGTACCGGATCGGCGGGGAGTACGTCTCCGAGCCGGACGGTGAATGGGCCGCCCGCTACGGGGTGGGCCCCGAAGGGGCGGTGCTCGTGCGCCCCGACGGCTTCGTCGCCTGGCGGTCCGCCGACGCGGTCGACCGGCCGCAGGAGCAGCTCGAAGAAATCCTGGCGCGCGTCCTCGACCGCGCCGAGAACGGAAGGAACTGA
- a CDS encoding MarR family winged helix-turn-helix transcriptional regulator → MSSAERAELAAAVDQELRTLVSRSVLFHQAVADRLGLSVLDLNCLGALVARGPMAAGQLAEENGVTTGAITGVIDRLEAAGHVRRDRDPKDRRRVLVTPMPNLEAKVFPLFESLGSSLAELCERFTEGELETVLEFVRAAGPITHEEAVKLRAGKSATRRAAAK, encoded by the coding sequence ATGTCAAGTGCGGAACGTGCAGAACTGGCCGCGGCCGTGGATCAGGAGCTGCGGACCCTGGTGAGCCGGTCGGTGCTCTTCCACCAGGCCGTCGCCGACCGGCTCGGCCTGAGCGTCCTCGACCTGAACTGTCTCGGTGCGCTGGTGGCCCGCGGCCCGATGGCGGCCGGGCAGCTGGCCGAGGAGAACGGGGTGACCACCGGAGCCATCACCGGCGTCATCGACCGCCTGGAGGCGGCCGGTCATGTCCGTCGTGACCGGGATCCGAAGGACCGTCGGCGCGTGCTCGTCACGCCGATGCCCAACCTGGAGGCGAAGGTCTTTCCGCTGTTCGAGTCGCTCGGCAGTTCGCTCGCCGAGCTGTGCGAGCGCTTTACCGAGGGCGAGCTGGAGACCGTGCTCGAGTTCGTGCGGGCCGCCGGCCCGATCACCCACGAGGAGGCGGTGAAGCTCCGGGCCGGCAAGAGCGCGACCCGGCGGGCGGCCGCCAAGTAA
- a CDS encoding MFS transporter, with the protein MSNTSATAPAVEGDPKRKVALIVVLFAAFMDLLDSTIVNVALPSIQADLGTGYAMVQWVVAGYLLSFAVLLIPGGRLGDMYGRKKLFLTGVAGFAVASALCGFAGSPGMLVGARVLQGAMAALMVPQVLSIITAAFPPKERGAALGAFGGVAGLATVGGPIIGALLIDADLFDQGWRMVFLINLPVGVLLFLAASSVIRESKSSEAIKVDVTGTLLLTAGLLLLLLPLVQGRELDWPVWTFVAMAASVPVLALFWTYQRRLAGQGRPGLIVPSMFRNRSFTAGIVANTVFFAVTIGHFLIFILFLQNGLGFSALRAGLTGVPWSFGVSFGAAFSATVLTAKLGRKVMVIGAVLLAAGLAGISLTIQLRGDEIGSWSLLPALLVGGLGMGMIIAPILDFILTDVPPEHAGAGSGVVNAFQQVGGALGIAVIGAIFLGFLGGSADTAAKDAGGQLRTALVQVHVSKDQQRRLTDAFETCFTERTKSKDPTVEPASCAPLTKVSDPQAGAAIGAAAQDARREVFSTALQRTILAQLGLTALVLLLVLLLPKQANHHAESWDDTAEPGGEPAGPGVAEPSTA; encoded by the coding sequence ATGTCGAACACGTCCGCGACGGCACCGGCCGTCGAGGGAGACCCGAAGCGGAAGGTCGCGCTGATCGTGGTGCTCTTCGCCGCGTTCATGGACCTCCTCGACTCCACGATCGTCAACGTCGCCCTCCCGTCCATCCAGGCCGACCTCGGCACCGGCTACGCGATGGTCCAGTGGGTGGTCGCCGGCTACCTGCTGTCCTTCGCCGTCCTGCTGATCCCCGGCGGCCGGCTCGGCGACATGTACGGCCGCAAGAAGCTCTTCCTCACAGGCGTGGCCGGCTTCGCCGTCGCCTCCGCGCTGTGCGGCTTCGCCGGCAGTCCGGGGATGCTCGTGGGCGCCCGGGTGCTGCAGGGCGCAATGGCGGCGCTCATGGTGCCCCAGGTGCTGTCCATCATCACCGCGGCCTTCCCGCCCAAGGAGCGCGGCGCGGCCCTCGGCGCCTTCGGCGGCGTGGCCGGCCTGGCCACGGTCGGCGGCCCGATCATCGGCGCGCTGCTCATCGACGCCGACCTGTTCGACCAGGGCTGGCGCATGGTCTTCCTGATCAACCTCCCGGTCGGCGTCCTGCTCTTCCTCGCCGCCTCCTCGGTGATCCGCGAGTCCAAGTCGTCCGAGGCGATCAAGGTGGACGTGACCGGCACCCTGCTGCTCACCGCTGGCCTCCTGCTGCTGCTCCTCCCGCTCGTCCAGGGCCGTGAGCTGGACTGGCCCGTCTGGACCTTCGTCGCCATGGCGGCCTCCGTGCCGGTGCTCGCCCTCTTCTGGACGTACCAGCGACGCCTGGCCGGCCAGGGCCGCCCGGGCCTCATCGTGCCGAGCATGTTCCGCAACCGCTCCTTCACCGCCGGCATCGTCGCCAACACGGTGTTCTTCGCGGTGACCATCGGCCACTTCCTGATCTTCATCCTCTTCCTGCAGAACGGCCTCGGCTTCTCCGCGCTGCGGGCCGGTCTGACCGGAGTGCCCTGGTCCTTCGGCGTCAGCTTCGGCGCGGCGTTCTCCGCCACCGTGCTCACCGCCAAGCTGGGCCGCAAGGTCATGGTCATCGGCGCGGTGCTGCTCGCCGCCGGCCTGGCCGGGATCTCGCTCACCATCCAGCTGCGCGGCGACGAGATCGGCTCCTGGTCGTTGCTGCCTGCGCTCCTGGTCGGCGGGCTCGGCATGGGCATGATCATCGCCCCGATCCTGGACTTCATCCTGACCGACGTCCCGCCGGAGCACGCCGGCGCCGGATCCGGTGTGGTCAACGCCTTCCAGCAGGTCGGCGGCGCCCTCGGCATCGCGGTCATCGGCGCGATCTTCCTCGGCTTCCTCGGCGGATCGGCCGACACGGCCGCCAAGGACGCGGGCGGGCAGCTGCGCACGGCGCTCGTCCAGGTCCACGTCTCCAAGGACCAGCAGCGCCGGCTCACCGACGCCTTCGAGACCTGCTTCACCGAGCGCACCAAGTCCAAGGACCCGACGGTCGAGCCGGCCAGCTGCGCGCCGCTGACCAAGGTGAGCGACCCGCAGGCCGGTGCCGCCATCGGCGCCGCCGCCCAGGACGCCCGCCGGGAGGTGTTCTCCACCGCGCTGCAGCGCACCATCCTCGCCCAGCTCGGCCTGACCGCCCTGGTCCTCCTGCTGGTCCTGCTGCTGCCCAAGCAGGCCAACCACCACGCGGAGTCCTGGGACGACACCGCCGAGCCCGGCGGCGAGCCGGCCGGCCCCGGCGTGGCCGAGCCCAGTACGGCCTGA
- a CDS encoding multicopper oxidase family protein — MYLAISIFDFILQLVLFPVWLLAALTVRRLATRPDTRRLRRGARIASVFTLLGLLLAAGRLLTFSLMAQLDWALVGDRRVITTLLLLLPGVLATLVLSLPRVLGAARRSGPDEAVAMAAPRITVPPQLAAFGAGGGFFEKFLPPDRSPGLNYPVYGLILVAGALWLAVRARRRADRLSGRVPVQRRRGRTLAVRLGTAVVVLAVIGTALTLESQRSRFPDTFSMMKGTMDYGGGSTFAAGHEGHHGTSADPVSLHGQGTGHGTGQAAGAGAVSVDDLKGPTTGTPDRRYTLTAQEAKIELASGRTVDAWTFNGQIPGPELRMKQGELVEITLVNKLKDTPVSTHWHGLDVPNGEDGVAGVTQDAVQPGGTYTYRFRVKERGTFWYHSHQASSEEVQRGLFGPMVIDPAQPLRPVDQDVTVQAHTWDTSRGPVTALGTSDVLDHRTASPGQKVRLRLVNSDIVTRVFTLTGVPYKVTAIDGMDINEPGELTGRRLVTAGAGRLDVEFTMPSTPVRLAFEDAPDAGIAFSADGKGSLAPNFGGEEFDKTSYGRPASQPFGAGSTYDRKFDLVLDDWLGFYDGGFALRQTINGRVFPDAPMLMVKEGELIRVRFLNRGQEDHPMHLHGHHVLVLSHNGKPLTGSPIWQDTVLVRPGEEWEVAFKADNPGIWMDHCHNFGHAQLGMVMHVAYENVTTPYQVGGKAGNRPD; from the coding sequence ATGTATCTCGCTATCTCCATCTTCGACTTCATCCTCCAACTCGTGCTGTTCCCGGTCTGGCTGCTGGCCGCGCTCACCGTCCGGCGGCTGGCCACCCGCCCGGACACGAGGCGGCTGCGCCGCGGAGCCCGGATCGCCTCCGTGTTCACGCTGCTCGGCTTACTGCTAGCGGCCGGCCGGCTGCTGACCTTCTCCCTCATGGCCCAGCTCGACTGGGCACTGGTCGGCGACCGGCGCGTCATCACCACGCTGCTGCTGCTCCTGCCCGGAGTGCTCGCCACGCTGGTGCTCAGCCTCCCGCGGGTGCTCGGAGCGGCCCGGCGCAGCGGCCCCGACGAGGCCGTGGCGATGGCGGCGCCGCGGATCACCGTCCCGCCGCAGCTGGCCGCCTTCGGCGCCGGCGGCGGCTTCTTCGAGAAGTTCCTCCCGCCGGACCGGTCGCCCGGGCTCAACTACCCGGTGTACGGCCTGATCCTGGTGGCCGGCGCGCTGTGGCTCGCCGTCCGGGCACGCCGCCGGGCCGACCGGCTGAGCGGCCGCGTACCGGTACAGCGGCGGCGTGGCCGGACGCTGGCGGTACGGCTCGGCACGGCCGTCGTGGTCCTCGCCGTGATCGGCACCGCGCTCACCCTCGAGTCCCAGCGCAGCAGGTTCCCGGACACCTTCTCCATGATGAAGGGCACCATGGACTACGGCGGCGGCTCCACGTTCGCCGCCGGGCACGAGGGCCACCACGGCACCTCCGCCGACCCCGTCAGCCTGCACGGTCAGGGCACCGGCCACGGCACCGGCCAGGCGGCGGGAGCGGGCGCCGTCAGCGTGGACGACCTCAAGGGCCCCACGACGGGCACCCCGGACCGCCGCTACACCCTCACCGCGCAGGAGGCGAAGATCGAGCTCGCCTCCGGCCGGACCGTCGACGCCTGGACGTTCAACGGACAGATCCCGGGCCCCGAACTGCGCATGAAGCAGGGCGAGCTCGTCGAGATCACGCTGGTCAACAAGCTCAAGGACACCCCGGTCAGCACGCACTGGCACGGTCTGGACGTCCCCAACGGCGAGGACGGCGTGGCCGGCGTCACCCAGGACGCCGTCCAGCCCGGAGGCACGTACACCTACCGGTTCCGGGTGAAGGAGCGCGGCACCTTCTGGTACCACTCCCACCAGGCGTCCTCCGAGGAGGTGCAGCGCGGTCTGTTCGGCCCGATGGTGATCGACCCCGCGCAGCCGCTCCGGCCGGTCGACCAGGACGTCACCGTCCAGGCCCACACCTGGGACACCTCCCGGGGCCCCGTGACCGCCCTCGGCACCTCGGACGTCCTGGACCACCGCACGGCGAGCCCCGGGCAGAAGGTCCGGCTCCGCCTGGTCAACAGCGACATCGTGACCCGGGTCTTCACGCTCACCGGCGTCCCGTACAAGGTCACCGCGATCGACGGCATGGACATCAACGAGCCGGGCGAACTGACCGGACGCCGGCTCGTGACGGCCGGCGCCGGACGCCTCGACGTCGAGTTCACCATGCCGAGCACGCCCGTCCGGCTGGCCTTTGAGGACGCGCCGGACGCGGGCATCGCCTTCTCCGCGGACGGCAAGGGCAGCCTCGCGCCGAACTTCGGCGGTGAGGAGTTCGACAAGACCTCGTACGGCCGGCCCGCTTCCCAGCCGTTCGGCGCGGGCAGCACGTACGACCGGAAGTTCGACCTGGTCCTCGACGACTGGCTGGGTTTCTACGACGGCGGCTTCGCGCTCCGGCAGACCATCAACGGCCGGGTCTTCCCCGACGCCCCGATGCTCATGGTCAAGGAGGGCGAGCTGATCCGGGTCCGGTTCCTCAACCGCGGCCAGGAGGACCACCCGATGCACCTGCACGGCCATCACGTCCTGGTGCTCAGCCACAACGGCAAGCCCCTGACCGGCAGCCCGATCTGGCAGGACACCGTCCTCGTCCGCCCGGGCGAGGAGTGGGAGGTCGCGTTCAAGGCCGACAACCCGGGCATCTGGATGGACCACTGCCACAACTTCGGCCACGCCCAGCTCGGGATGGTGATGCACGTCGCGTACGAGAACGTCACCACCCCCTACCAGGTCGGCGGAAAGGCTGGCAACCGACCGGACTAG
- a CDS encoding methyltransferase, with the protein MSGDVTADRVAACEGAPVIGPPPAQAVAELGWGMWASAVVQAAAQLRLADAVGEQPASVEEIAAAVGADVPALTRLMRALVGFRIFRQTAPGRYEHTDMSRAMRSDAPGSVTDIMLTGSHWGWEMWGKLADSVRTGDCAFQVEYGKDLFTYFHEDDNAAGEACLKGYAAQSRAMNPGVVAALDLAGVDTLCDVGGGHGSLLKSLLEGNPQVKGVLFDRPHAISAALPELREGGPLGARTELVTGDCCQSVPEADVYVIRQVLHMWDDDACHTVLTNCVKAGRPGGRVVLLEQLVADPPETPWDALMDLHMLLVMGGWERTAEEYGAMFERAGLEFAGVVPSGTPLRLVVGRIPG; encoded by the coding sequence ATGTCAGGTGACGTGACCGCGGACCGCGTGGCGGCCTGCGAGGGCGCGCCGGTGATCGGCCCGCCGCCCGCCCAGGCGGTGGCCGAGCTCGGCTGGGGCATGTGGGCCAGCGCGGTGGTGCAGGCGGCGGCCCAGCTGCGGCTCGCGGACGCGGTCGGCGAGCAGCCGGCCTCGGTCGAGGAGATCGCGGCGGCCGTCGGGGCGGACGTCCCGGCGCTGACCCGGCTGATGCGGGCCCTGGTGGGCTTCCGCATCTTCCGTCAGACCGCTCCCGGCCGGTACGAGCACACCGACATGTCGCGGGCGATGCGTTCGGACGCGCCCGGCTCGGTGACGGACATCATGCTCACCGGCTCGCACTGGGGCTGGGAGATGTGGGGCAAGCTCGCGGACAGCGTCCGCACGGGCGACTGCGCCTTCCAGGTGGAGTACGGCAAGGACCTGTTCACGTACTTCCACGAGGACGACAACGCGGCCGGCGAGGCCTGCCTCAAGGGGTACGCGGCGCAGTCCCGGGCCATGAACCCGGGCGTGGTCGCGGCCCTGGACCTGGCGGGCGTGGACACCCTGTGCGACGTCGGCGGCGGGCACGGCAGCCTGCTGAAGTCGCTCCTCGAGGGCAACCCACAGGTCAAGGGCGTGCTGTTCGACCGGCCGCACGCGATCTCCGCCGCGCTGCCCGAGCTGCGCGAGGGGGGCCCGCTGGGTGCCCGGACCGAGCTGGTGACGGGCGACTGCTGCCAGAGCGTGCCCGAGGCGGACGTGTACGTGATCCGCCAGGTGCTGCACATGTGGGACGACGACGCCTGCCACACGGTGCTGACCAACTGCGTGAAGGCGGGCCGCCCCGGCGGGCGGGTGGTGCTCCTCGAGCAGCTGGTCGCCGACCCGCCGGAGACTCCCTGGGACGCCCTGATGGACCTGCACATGCTGCTGGTCATGGGCGGCTGGGAGCGTACGGCGGAGGAGTACGGCGCGATGTTCGAGCGGGCCGGGCTCGAGTTCGCGGGGGTCGTCCCGAGCGGCACCCCGCTGCGTCTCGTCGTCGGCCGAATACCCGGGTGA
- a CDS encoding methyltransferase, giving the protein MTKTREEQGSLDLNGIIQLGMAFGSAKVLLTANELDLFTVLHDGGPATEEDIRSKLGLHERGAREFLNALVKLGLLKRDNGRYGNTEAADTHLVKGRRTYVGRFLSRSNSVLYGAWGGFTESLKTGESQIEGHGDDNMFKHLYRNEEQMRDFVAMMDALNWAVGPELAKAFDWSKVKTVTDVGGARGNLAATLIHAHPHLKATVFDLPAVEPAYEDHIGGLGLKDKIAFHGGDFFADPVPEADVVIIGHVLEDWSPERRKQLIKSAFDALKPGGSLLVYDPMLDDELSPLNNLLTSLTMLVVTHGGSEYRVDDCRSWMKEAGFAETTAELLDTNDILVVGRKK; this is encoded by the coding sequence ATGACCAAGACCCGTGAAGAGCAGGGCTCACTGGACCTGAACGGCATCATCCAGCTGGGCATGGCGTTCGGCAGCGCGAAGGTCCTGCTCACCGCGAACGAGCTCGACCTCTTCACCGTGCTGCACGACGGCGGACCGGCCACCGAGGAGGACATCCGGAGCAAGCTCGGCCTGCACGAGCGCGGCGCCCGCGAGTTCCTCAACGCGCTGGTCAAGCTGGGCCTGCTGAAGCGGGACAACGGGCGTTACGGCAACACCGAGGCGGCCGACACCCACCTGGTCAAGGGCCGGCGGACGTACGTCGGGCGGTTCCTCAGCCGCTCCAACAGCGTGCTGTACGGCGCCTGGGGAGGCTTCACCGAGTCGCTGAAGACCGGTGAGTCGCAGATCGAGGGCCACGGCGACGACAACATGTTCAAGCACCTGTACCGCAACGAGGAGCAGATGCGCGACTTCGTCGCCATGATGGACGCGCTCAACTGGGCCGTTGGCCCGGAGCTCGCCAAGGCGTTCGACTGGAGCAAGGTCAAGACCGTCACCGACGTCGGCGGCGCACGGGGCAACCTGGCCGCCACCTTGATCCACGCCCACCCGCACCTGAAGGCCACCGTCTTCGACCTGCCGGCCGTCGAGCCGGCGTACGAGGACCACATCGGCGGCCTCGGCCTCAAGGACAAGATCGCCTTCCACGGCGGCGACTTCTTCGCCGACCCGGTCCCGGAGGCGGACGTCGTCATCATCGGCCACGTGCTCGAGGACTGGTCCCCCGAGCGCCGCAAGCAGCTCATCAAGTCGGCGTTCGACGCCCTCAAGCCGGGCGGCTCGCTGCTGGTCTACGACCCCATGCTGGACGACGAGCTGAGCCCGCTGAACAACCTGCTCACCAGCCTGACCATGCTGGTGGTGACGCACGGCGGATCCGAGTACCGGGTCGACGACTGCCGCTCCTGGATGAAGGAGGCCGGCTTCGCCGAGACCACCGCCGAGCTGCTCGACACCAACGACATCCTCGTCGTCGGCCGCAAGAAGTAA
- a CDS encoding SDR family NAD(P)-dependent oxidoreductase: MELGLKDKVVLITGGSGGIGRPLARAFAGEGAKVALTYFSRVENAKAVAAEIEDGGGQALPVHLDLTDPESVRRAVAEVSGQWGGIDVLVVNASASGGPSPHAPAFDEVPADAWLPPLRAEVEGAFHTVQATLPAMKPRGGGRIVFMSAAIVKRGLKGAEGYAASKSALHGLSRTLGTELFEHGILSNVVAPGPVVTEGLLEKLPEEVRDRVSGLDAEGARAALNKAMPFLHFSTVEDVVNATLFLGSSANGNITGNVVYVDGGH, translated from the coding sequence ATGGAACTCGGCCTGAAGGACAAGGTCGTACTGATCACCGGCGGCAGCGGTGGCATCGGCCGGCCGCTCGCCCGCGCCTTCGCCGGCGAGGGCGCCAAGGTCGCGCTCACCTACTTCAGCCGCGTGGAGAACGCCAAGGCGGTCGCTGCCGAGATCGAGGACGGCGGCGGGCAGGCGCTCCCCGTCCATCTCGACCTGACCGACCCCGAGTCCGTGCGGCGGGCGGTGGCCGAGGTGAGCGGGCAGTGGGGCGGCATAGACGTGCTCGTGGTCAACGCCTCGGCGTCCGGCGGCCCCAGCCCGCACGCGCCCGCCTTCGACGAGGTCCCGGCCGACGCCTGGCTGCCGCCGCTGCGGGCCGAGGTGGAGGGCGCGTTCCACACCGTGCAGGCGACGTTGCCGGCCATGAAGCCCCGCGGCGGCGGCCGGATCGTGTTCATGTCGGCGGCCATCGTGAAGCGCGGTCTGAAGGGCGCGGAGGGGTACGCCGCCAGCAAGTCCGCGCTGCACGGCCTGAGCCGCACCCTGGGCACCGAGCTCTTCGAGCACGGCATCCTGTCCAACGTCGTCGCGCCGGGCCCGGTGGTGACGGAGGGTCTGCTGGAGAAGCTGCCCGAGGAAGTGCGCGACCGGGTCTCCGGCCTTGACGCCGAGGGCGCCCGGGCCGCGCTCAACAAGGCCATGCCCTTCCTGCACTTCTCGACCGTCGAGGACGTCGTCAACGCGACGCTGTTCCTGGGTTCCTCGGCCAACGGCAACATCACCGGCAACGTCGTCTACGTCGACGGCGGGCACTGA
- a CDS encoding methyltransferase: MAATDPSAPFSPLGALRELQPFQWSAGLVARGMAELRIADVLGAGPRTTDQVAEAIGAHRPSLERFLRVCELHRLIAPAGGAADSAADGVGNRTADAAAGATAGGGRRWELTPAGELLRSDVPSLRGFAIAVNAPGMTRPWELVADVVRTGRPATRTVWGVDHWEYYADRPDEARSYAETCASLSVEAAEALVASCALAGEREIVDVGGSPGTVLARLLQQEPGARGVLLDLPWAVGFARKTFEQHGLTDRVELVTGDFRHEVPAGGSLYLLKNVLCDLDDAAAAQLLANCAKAAGPGSRLLLLDWEYTDHSSHVHANDVEFMVLTGGRARTEEEYRRLLAEAGFESPRRLPLVGHERAPIALIESVRA, from the coding sequence ATGGCGGCGACCGACCCGAGCGCGCCGTTCAGTCCGCTGGGAGCGCTGCGGGAACTCCAGCCCTTCCAGTGGTCCGCCGGTCTGGTGGCCCGCGGGATGGCAGAGCTGCGTATCGCCGACGTGCTCGGCGCCGGACCGCGCACCACGGACCAGGTCGCGGAGGCGATCGGGGCGCACCGGCCGAGCCTGGAGCGCTTCCTGCGCGTGTGCGAGCTGCACCGGCTGATCGCGCCGGCCGGCGGTGCGGCTGACAGCGCGGCCGACGGTGTGGGAAACCGCACGGCCGACGCCGCGGCCGGTGCCACGGCCGGTGGCGGTCGTCGCTGGGAGCTGACGCCGGCGGGTGAGCTGCTGCGCTCCGACGTGCCGTCGCTGCGCGGCTTCGCCATCGCCGTGAACGCCCCCGGCATGACCCGCCCCTGGGAGCTCGTCGCCGACGTGGTCCGCACCGGCCGCCCGGCCACCCGGACCGTGTGGGGGGTGGACCACTGGGAGTACTACGCCGACCGTCCCGACGAGGCCCGCAGCTACGCCGAGACCTGCGCCTCGCTCTCGGTCGAGGCGGCCGAGGCACTGGTCGCCAGCTGTGCCCTGGCGGGGGAGCGGGAGATCGTCGACGTCGGCGGCAGCCCCGGCACGGTACTGGCCCGGCTGCTCCAGCAGGAGCCTGGCGCGCGCGGCGTGCTGCTCGACCTGCCCTGGGCGGTCGGCTTCGCGCGCAAGACCTTCGAGCAACACGGCCTGACCGACCGGGTGGAGCTGGTGACCGGGGACTTCCGGCACGAGGTGCCCGCCGGCGGCAGCCTCTACCTCCTCAAGAACGTGCTGTGCGACCTCGACGACGCCGCGGCCGCGCAGCTGCTCGCCAACTGCGCCAAGGCCGCCGGCCCGGGCAGCCGGCTGCTGCTGCTCGACTGGGAGTACACCGACCACTCCTCCCACGTCCACGCCAACGACGTCGAGTTCATGGTGCTCACCGGCGGTCGGGCGCGCACCGAGGAGGAGTACCGGCGGCTGCTCGCGGAGGCGGGCTTCGAGAGCCCGCGCCGCCTCCCGCTGGTCGGCCACGAGCGGGCCCCCATCGCACTGATCGAATCCGTCCGGGCCTGA